In one Chlamydia sp. BM-2023 genomic region, the following are encoded:
- a CDS encoding type II secretion system protein has protein sequence MKKHKRKQSITLIEMMVVITLIGIVGGALAFNMRGSIQKGKAFQSEQNCAKVYDILMMEYATGGASLREIIDQKESVLEGAAWCKEGKKLLKDAWGEEIIVKINETGDDLIVFSKKASGLNSKRG, from the coding sequence ATGAAAAAACATAAGCGTAAACAATCCATTACTCTGATTGAGATGATGGTGGTTATCACATTGATAGGTATTGTTGGAGGCGCTCTAGCCTTTAATATGCGCGGAAGTATCCAAAAGGGAAAAGCTTTCCAGTCAGAGCAAAACTGTGCCAAGGTTTATGATATTTTAATGATGGAATACGCTACGGGTGGAGCCTCATTAAGAGAAATTATCGATCAGAAAGAGTCTGTTCTTGAAGGCGCTGCATGGTGCAAAGAAGGGAAAAAATTATTGAAGGATGCCTGGGGAGAGGAAATCATTGTTAAAATCAATGAGACAGGTGATGACCTAATAGTTTTCTCAAAAAAAGCAAGCGGCCTGAATAGTAAACGCGGGTAA
- a CDS encoding GspE/PulE family protein: MTGGKYLLSQELLDALPYVFLKKHYLLPLEERDDRVVIAHAKATSLMAKDEVLMLIKKPVSFVLKDETEILQSLQKIYSNLEGKASDMLLAMKEGETVPTSEEEDLLESTDAVPVVRFLNLILKEAIEERTSDIHFEPLEDSLRIRYRIDGVLHDRHSPPAHLRSALITRIKVLAKMDIAEHRLPQDGRIKIQIGGQEIDMRVSTVPVIYGERVVLRILDKRNVILDISGLQMPEKLESSFKDIIAVPEGILLVTGPTGSGKTTTLYSVIQHLSGPFTNIMTIEDPPEYKLSGIAQIAVKPKIGLSFARGLRHLLRQDPDVLMVGEIRDQETAEIAIQAALTGHLVVSTLHTNDAISAVPRLLDMGVEPYLLSATIIGVVAQRLVRKICPHCREQCTADVQERVFLESMGKDPDSPLYRGKGCSQCFRSGYKGRRGIYEFFHPDTVLRSEIAMNKPYHILREYSEKKGFCPLIEHGIALALSGETTLSEVFRVTKRYD, translated from the coding sequence TTGCCTCTAGAAGAGCGCGATGATCGTGTGGTCATAGCTCACGCTAAAGCTACATCACTCATGGCAAAAGATGAAGTGCTGATGCTCATTAAAAAGCCAGTGTCTTTTGTCCTTAAAGATGAGACCGAGATATTACAAAGTCTACAAAAGATCTATTCTAATTTAGAAGGGAAAGCTTCTGACATGCTTTTAGCTATGAAAGAAGGCGAAACAGTTCCAACAAGTGAAGAGGAAGATCTTTTAGAAAGTACAGACGCTGTTCCGGTAGTGCGCTTCTTAAATTTGATTTTAAAAGAAGCTATTGAGGAACGCACCTCGGATATTCATTTTGAACCCCTGGAAGATTCCCTACGCATCCGCTATCGTATAGATGGTGTTCTTCACGATCGCCATTCTCCACCAGCACATCTACGTTCAGCACTGATTACCCGTATTAAGGTGCTTGCAAAGATGGATATCGCTGAGCATCGTCTTCCTCAAGATGGTAGAATAAAAATTCAGATAGGCGGGCAGGAAATAGATATGCGTGTGAGCACTGTTCCTGTAATCTACGGAGAACGTGTTGTTCTTAGAATTTTAGATAAGCGTAATGTAATTTTGGATATTTCCGGATTGCAAATGCCGGAAAAATTAGAAAGTTCCTTTAAAGATATCATAGCAGTTCCTGAGGGGATACTTCTGGTAACAGGACCCACAGGAAGCGGAAAAACTACAACGTTATATAGTGTTATTCAGCATCTTTCCGGACCGTTTACTAACATTATGACAATCGAAGATCCTCCGGAGTATAAGCTGTCAGGGATTGCTCAAATAGCTGTAAAACCAAAAATAGGTCTATCATTTGCTCGTGGTTTGAGACATTTATTACGTCAGGATCCCGATGTTTTGATGGTCGGAGAAATTCGCGATCAGGAAACGGCAGAAATTGCTATTCAGGCGGCTCTTACAGGGCACCTTGTAGTAAGCACTCTCCATACTAACGATGCCATTTCTGCAGTTCCTCGTCTTTTAGATATGGGAGTAGAACCCTATTTACTATCAGCAACAATCATCGGAGTTGTTGCACAAAGGTTAGTAAGAAAAATATGCCCACATTGTAGGGAACAATGCACAGCAGATGTTCAAGAGCGCGTATTTTTAGAGTCCATGGGTAAGGATCCTGATTCTCCATTATATCGAGGAAAGGGATGCTCCCAATGTTTCCGTTCTGGTTATAAAGGGCGACGGGGAATTTACGAATTTTTCCATCCCGATACTGTTTTACGCTCAGAAATAGCCATGAACAAACCCTATCATATACTTCGTGAATACTCTGAGAAAAAAGGGTTTTGTCCATTAATAGAACACGGTATTGCTTTGGCATTGTCAGGAGAAACGACATTGTCAGAAGTATTTCGTGTTACGAAACGATACGACTAA
- a CDS encoding type II secretion system protein produces the protein MTLGKKRIKRGFMLIEVLMALSLVCVVLIPCLRFYCGVHRSIEDDVVNLQLPNVIDSCFFAIEDSMREQMLNGHLPSSGSGELHTVIYSCQGKSMRVPYVYSMEIRKGMRGESYVVKACFADVIVEIFPNQKHTTSVQRSLCVVL, from the coding sequence ATGACTCTGGGGAAAAAAAGAATTAAGCGCGGTTTCATGCTGATTGAGGTGTTAATGGCACTATCCCTAGTATGTGTAGTGCTCATACCTTGCTTACGTTTTTACTGTGGCGTTCATAGATCTATAGAAGATGACGTTGTCAATTTACAGTTGCCCAATGTAATTGATAGCTGCTTTTTTGCTATCGAAGATAGCATGCGAGAGCAAATGCTTAACGGACATCTTCCCTCATCAGGCTCCGGAGAACTCCACACTGTTATCTATTCATGTCAGGGAAAGAGTATGCGTGTTCCTTACGTATACTCTATGGAAATTCGCAAGGGAATGCGCGGAGAATCTTACGTTGTAAAAGCGTGTTTTGCAGATGTTATAGTAGAAATTTTCCCAAATCAAAAACATACAACATCAGTGCAAAGAAGCCTATGCGTAGTACTATAA
- a CDS encoding type II secretion system F family protein: MPRYRYTYLNAKERRKHDWLEAIHIQEAKEKLSQQGVQLLSIREVPPRRVKIKTSELIIFSKQMFLLLRSGLPLYESLSSLRDQYQGQAMSGLLTAFMENLRSGGSLSQAMAAYPDIFDNFYRSAILAGESVGNLEGCLQNIIVVLEEREQMSKKLMAALSYPIVLMAFSFMVILFFLTGVIPSLKETFENMEPNTLTTIVFALSDFVCSYKYLLIGVLGAGITSIFATRRKPFWKKLLEKTLFSLPVVKKFFVKVGFCRFCSVVSAILRGGGTLIEGLELGCGAVPYDILRDDMKQIISAVIEGSSLSKELAKRPWVPKLAQGMVSLGEESGDLADVLGHVAHIYNEDTQKTLTWITSWCQPIILVFLGGIIGIIMLAILIPLTSNIQIL, encoded by the coding sequence ATGCCAAGATATCGCTATACCTACCTCAACGCAAAAGAACGAAGAAAACACGACTGGCTAGAAGCTATACACATTCAAGAAGCAAAAGAAAAGCTCTCTCAGCAAGGTGTTCAGCTATTATCAATTCGAGAGGTTCCCCCTCGGCGCGTGAAGATAAAAACTAGCGAGCTAATTATCTTTTCGAAACAGATGTTTCTTCTTCTTCGCTCAGGGTTACCCCTATACGAAAGCTTATCATCACTGCGAGATCAGTATCAAGGGCAAGCAATGTCGGGATTACTGACCGCTTTTATGGAAAATTTACGTTCTGGAGGATCGCTGTCACAAGCTATGGCAGCATACCCCGACATTTTTGATAATTTTTATCGCAGCGCTATTCTTGCAGGAGAAAGCGTGGGAAATTTAGAAGGGTGCTTGCAAAACATTATCGTAGTCTTAGAAGAGCGAGAGCAAATGTCTAAAAAACTTATGGCAGCTCTTAGCTATCCTATAGTACTCATGGCGTTTTCTTTTATGGTTATTCTTTTCTTCCTTACGGGAGTGATCCCTTCGCTAAAAGAAACCTTCGAGAATATGGAGCCCAATACTCTTACTACGATAGTCTTCGCTCTTAGTGATTTTGTTTGCAGCTACAAATATCTCCTTATAGGAGTTTTGGGAGCAGGTATCACAAGTATATTCGCTACAAGACGTAAGCCATTTTGGAAAAAATTACTCGAAAAAACCCTGTTTTCCCTCCCTGTAGTGAAAAAGTTTTTTGTTAAAGTAGGGTTTTGCAGATTTTGTTCTGTAGTGTCGGCAATTCTTCGTGGAGGGGGAACCCTCATTGAAGGACTAGAATTAGGATGCGGCGCGGTTCCCTACGACATTTTACGCGACGATATGAAGCAAATCATCAGCGCAGTTATCGAGGGAAGCTCGCTAAGTAAGGAATTAGCAAAGAGACCCTGGGTGCCGAAATTAGCACAGGGAATGGTCTCTTTAGGAGAGGAATCCGGAGATCTCGCGGATGTTTTAGGGCACGTTGCGCATATTTATAATGAGGATACCCAAAAAACACTAACCTGGATAACCTCATGGTGCCAACCAATAATACTCGTATTCCTCGGGGGAATTATAGGAATTATTATGTTGGCGATCCTCATTCCTTTAACAAGCAATATTCAAATTTTATAA